The following proteins are encoded in a genomic region of Natrinema sp. HArc-T2:
- a CDS encoding low molecular weight phosphatase family protein — protein sequence MTSHTDSTDSTRIAFVCVQNAGRSQMAYAFAQQELEARDLADEIDLITGGTRPADHVHDEVVDTMADTDIDIADRTPREVTFEDLQASDYVITMGCSASDVCPASWAGENRDWALEDPDGKSPAAVATIRDEIERRVCSLFDELEATR from the coding sequence ATGACTTCACACACCGATTCCACCGACTCGACTCGTATCGCCTTCGTCTGTGTCCAGAACGCAGGCCGGTCACAGATGGCCTACGCGTTCGCTCAGCAGGAACTCGAGGCGCGCGACCTCGCCGACGAAATCGACCTCATCACCGGCGGCACGCGACCCGCCGACCACGTCCACGACGAGGTCGTCGACACGATGGCCGACACAGACATCGACATCGCCGATCGGACGCCACGAGAGGTCACGTTCGAGGACCTTCAGGCGAGCGACTACGTCATCACGATGGGCTGTTCAGCTTCCGACGTCTGCCCGGCCAGTTGGGCTGGCGAGAACCGCGACTGGGCTCTCGAGGACCCGGACGGGAAATCACCGGCAGCGGTCGCGACGATCCGTGACGAGATCGAGCGCCGTGTGTGTTCGCTGTTCGACGAACTCGAGGCGACCCGCTAA
- the arsB gene encoding ACR3 family arsenite efflux transporter, which translates to MSNADGHEHGPNCGCESCGDPRSMDFLDKYLTVWIFGAMAIGVGLGFVAPSVTQPIQDFHLVQIGLIAMMYPPLAKADYSRLPTVFRNWRVLGLSLVQNWLIGPTLMFGLAVVFFSGLVPGLPARPEYFLGLVFIGMARCIAMVLVWNELADGSTEYVTGLVAFNSLFQIVTYGVYVWFFGLFLPPLLGMETLVAGIETFNVTPTQVFRAIVIFLGIPFAGGFLTRYVGTRTKGEAWYDEEFVPKIDPVTLVALLFTVIVMFATQGEAIVASPGDVLLIAVPLTIYFVVMFLVSFGMGRGIGADYSTTTAIGFTAASNNFELAIAVAVAVFGVGSGVAFTTVVGPLIEVPVLLALVNVALYFQRRFDWSGATTGRLEPSSPKSTPDDD; encoded by the coding sequence ATGAGTAACGCCGACGGACACGAACACGGACCAAACTGTGGCTGCGAGAGCTGTGGTGACCCGCGGTCGATGGACTTCCTCGATAAGTACCTCACCGTCTGGATTTTCGGCGCGATGGCCATCGGCGTGGGACTCGGTTTCGTCGCGCCGTCGGTCACGCAGCCGATTCAAGACTTCCACCTCGTCCAGATCGGCCTGATCGCGATGATGTATCCGCCACTGGCGAAAGCGGACTACTCGCGACTCCCGACCGTCTTTCGCAACTGGCGCGTGCTCGGATTGAGCCTCGTTCAAAACTGGCTCATCGGCCCGACGCTGATGTTCGGGCTCGCGGTCGTCTTCTTCAGCGGACTCGTTCCCGGGCTTCCCGCGCGCCCGGAGTACTTCCTCGGACTCGTCTTCATCGGGATGGCCCGGTGTATCGCGATGGTGCTCGTCTGGAACGAACTCGCCGACGGCTCGACCGAGTACGTCACCGGGCTGGTCGCCTTCAACAGTCTCTTCCAGATCGTCACCTACGGCGTCTACGTCTGGTTCTTCGGCCTGTTTCTCCCGCCACTCCTTGGCATGGAGACGCTCGTCGCTGGCATCGAGACGTTCAACGTGACGCCAACACAGGTGTTCAGGGCGATCGTCATCTTCCTCGGTATTCCCTTCGCCGGCGGCTTCCTCACTCGGTACGTCGGCACGCGAACCAAAGGCGAGGCGTGGTACGACGAGGAGTTCGTCCCGAAAATCGATCCCGTGACGCTGGTCGCGCTCCTGTTTACCGTCATCGTGATGTTCGCGACCCAGGGAGAGGCCATCGTCGCCTCGCCCGGTGACGTCCTCCTGATCGCCGTCCCGCTGACGATCTACTTCGTCGTCATGTTCCTCGTGAGCTTCGGGATGGGCAGAGGAATCGGTGCGGATTACTCGACGACGACCGCGATCGGCTTTACCGCCGCCTCGAACAACTTCGAGCTCGCGATCGCGGTCGCGGTCGCGGTCTTCGGCGTCGGCTCCGGCGTCGCCTTCACGACTGTCGTCGGCCCACTGATCGAGGTCCCCGTCCTGCTCGCGCTGGTCAACGTCGCGCTGTACTTCCAGCGGCGCTTCGACTGGAGTGGTGCCACCACTGGCCGCCTCGAGCCATCATCCCCAAAATCGACCCCTGATGACGACTGA
- a CDS encoding ArsR/SmtB family transcription factor, producing MATATQRLQRYLEDELEDCRPEDVDQRLDELDTLEAVLSTERIDSDLDVLAALANETRYKLVRLLVAADGELCVCELNAMIDTSESAISHALSELIEAGLVTRRKDGRWRKYRASNGAVAILTLLDGVFTNE from the coding sequence ATGGCAACAGCGACACAACGACTCCAGCGATACCTCGAGGACGAACTCGAGGACTGTCGTCCCGAGGACGTCGATCAGCGACTCGACGAACTCGATACGCTCGAAGCGGTGCTCTCGACCGAGCGGATCGACTCGGATCTCGACGTGCTGGCAGCGCTTGCGAACGAAACACGGTACAAGCTCGTTCGGCTGCTCGTCGCCGCCGACGGTGAACTCTGTGTCTGTGAACTGAATGCGATGATCGATACGAGCGAGAGTGCCATCAGTCACGCACTCTCGGAGCTAATCGAGGCCGGGCTGGTGACACGCCGGAAGGACGGTCGCTGGCGGAAGTATCGTGCCTCGAACGGCGCGGTTGCGATCCTGACGCTGTTGGACGGAGTGTTCACGAATGAGTAA
- a CDS encoding RidA family protein, with the protein MQQSNINQQQLSSRASVSSRKQRAGTAFTGGYGTKAGSSDLLFLEGQLPAEDGVVDGDQPAAEQMNRALSNLETALEEQGRTLDDVLKMTVYLTDLEQYDAVNEVYREAFGEQLPARAVVGVSELLGGASVQLDAVAAIE; encoded by the coding sequence GTGCAACAGTCGAACATCAATCAGCAACAGTTGTCGTCTCGTGCAAGCGTCTCGAGTCGCAAACAGCGTGCCGGGACGGCGTTTACCGGCGGCTACGGCACGAAGGCTGGGAGTTCTGATCTCCTGTTTCTGGAGGGGCAACTCCCGGCTGAGGACGGCGTGGTCGACGGCGATCAGCCAGCGGCGGAACAGATGAACCGCGCGCTCTCGAACCTCGAGACGGCACTCGAAGAACAGGGCCGAACGCTCGACGACGTGCTCAAGATGACGGTGTATCTCACCGACCTCGAGCAGTACGACGCGGTCAACGAGGTCTATCGTGAGGCATTCGGCGAGCAGCTCCCAGCGCGCGCCGTCGTCGGTGTTTCGGAGTTACTTGGCGGTGCCAGCGTTCAGCTCGACGCGGTTGCGGCGATCGAGTAA
- a CDS encoding thioredoxin family protein — MKIIVYGPGDCSNCSRLKEKAQNVVDENGFDADVEKEGDMAKLAEKGIMSTPGFEIDGEMVFSGSNPPEDQLQELIEERL; from the coding sequence ATGAAAATCATCGTTTATGGACCGGGCGATTGCAGCAACTGCTCGCGGCTCAAAGAGAAAGCCCAGAACGTCGTCGACGAAAACGGATTCGACGCCGACGTAGAGAAAGAAGGGGACATGGCGAAGCTGGCAGAGAAAGGCATCATGTCCACGCCTGGCTTCGAGATCGACGGCGAAATGGTCTTCAGCGGGTCGAATCCGCCTGAAGACCAGTTACAGGAGCTCATCGAGGAACGGTTGTAA
- a CDS encoding permease — MVFQQIATYVVDALGLTGSLRAAAHFWIYDTLKILSILIVVIFGVTYLRTYFPPEKIRDYLEGKRAITGYALAALLGIVSPFCSCSTIPIFLGMVGAGIPFGITITFLAVSPMINEAALVVLPGVVGFKLTALYAVSGIVIGMSSGYTLNKLGFDRYIEEFNFGDSDVEIDEPSRRERAREAYVEAKDIIVEIVPYVIVGVGAGAAIHGYLPGELVTQYLSGPLGVFGAVAVGVPMYTDILGVIPVVESLIGKGLPVGTGLAFMMSVAALSFPQFMILNKVMKKELIAAYATTLAAGILTIGLLFNLLL; from the coding sequence ATGGTTTTTCAACAGATAGCCACGTACGTAGTCGATGCTCTCGGACTCACGGGGTCGCTGAGAGCGGCGGCTCATTTCTGGATCTACGACACGCTGAAAATCCTCTCGATACTCATCGTCGTGATTTTCGGCGTGACGTACCTCCGAACGTACTTTCCACCGGAGAAGATCAGGGACTATCTCGAAGGGAAGCGAGCAATAACGGGGTACGCACTCGCTGCGTTGCTCGGAATCGTCTCCCCGTTTTGCTCCTGTTCGACGATCCCGATATTCCTCGGTATGGTCGGTGCGGGAATCCCGTTCGGGATCACGATTACGTTCCTCGCCGTCTCACCGATGATCAACGAGGCTGCGCTCGTCGTGTTGCCGGGCGTCGTCGGATTCAAACTGACAGCACTGTATGCGGTGAGCGGAATCGTGATCGGGATGTCCAGCGGCTACACCCTCAATAAACTGGGTTTCGACAGATACATCGAGGAGTTCAATTTCGGCGACTCGGATGTCGAAATCGATGAACCCTCGAGAAGAGAGCGTGCCAGAGAGGCGTACGTCGAGGCAAAAGACATCATCGTCGAAATCGTGCCATACGTTATCGTCGGCGTCGGAGCGGGTGCAGCTATCCACGGCTACCTGCCCGGCGAACTGGTAACACAGTATCTGTCGGGACCGCTCGGCGTCTTCGGCGCGGTCGCCGTCGGCGTCCCAATGTATACCGACATCCTCGGCGTCATACCGGTCGTCGAATCGCTGATCGGAAAAGGACTGCCGGTTGGGACGGGTCTGGCGTTCATGATGTCGGTCGCCGCACTCTCGTTCCCGCAGTTCATGATCCTGAACAAAGTGATGAAGAAGGAACTGATCGCGGCATATGCGACCACACTGGCGGCAGGTATCTTGACCATTGGCTTGCTCTTCAATCTACTACTCTAA